One window from the genome of Rhinolophus ferrumequinum isolate MPI-CBG mRhiFer1 chromosome 22, mRhiFer1_v1.p, whole genome shotgun sequence encodes:
- the CCT3 gene encoding T-complex protein 1 subunit gamma produces the protein MMGHRPVLVLSQNTKRESGRKVQSGNINAAKTIADIIRTCLGPKSMMKMLLDPMGGIVMTNDGNAILREIQVQHPAAKSMIEISRTQDEEVGDGTTSVIILAGEMLSVAEHFLEQQMHPTVVISAYRKALDDMISTLKKISTPVDTNNRDTMLNIIKSSITTKAISRWSSLACSIALDAVKTVQFEENGRKEIDIKKYAKVEKIPGGIIEDSCVLRGVMINKDVTHPRMRRHIKNPRIVLLDSSLEYKKGESQTDIEITREEDFTRILQMEEEYIQQLCEDIIRLKPDVVITEKGISDLAQHYLMRANITAVRRVRKTDNNRIARACGARIVSRPEELREDDVGTGAGLLEIKKIGDEYFTFITECKDPKACTILLRGASKEILSEVERNLQDAMQVCRNVLLDPQLVPGGGACEMTVAHALTEKSKAMTGVEQWPYRAVAQALEVIPRTLIQNCGASTIRLLTSLRAKHTQENCETWGVNGETGTLVDMKELGIWEPLAVKLQTYKTAVETAVLLLRIDDIVSGHKKKGDNQGQQGGAPDAGQE, from the exons ATGATGGGCCATCGTCCCGTGCTCGTGCTCA GCCAGAACACAAAGCGTGAATCTGGAAGAAAAGTCCAATCTGGAAACATCAATGCTGCCAAG ACCATCGCAGATATCATCCGAACATGTTTGGGACCCAAGTCCATGATGAAG ATGCTTCTGGACCCGATGGGAGGCATTGTGATGACCAATGACGGCAATGCCATTCTTCGAGAG ATTCAAGTTCAGCATCCAGCAGCCAAGTCCATGATTGAAATTAGCCGGACACAGGATGAAGAGGTTGGAGATGGGACCACATCAGTAATTATTCTTG CGGGGGAGATGCTGTCTGTGGCGGAGCACTTCCTGGAGCAGCAGATGCACCCGACGGTGGTGATCAGTGCTTACCGAAAGGCCTTGGATGACATGATCAGCACCCTTAAGAAAATCAG tacCCCCGTCGACACCAACAACCGCGATACGATGCTGAACATAATCAAGAGCTCCATCACTACCAAAGCCATCAGTCGGTGGTCCTCACTGGCCTGCAGCATCGCCCTGGATGCTGTCAAAACTGTGCAGTTTGAGGAGAACGGCCGGAAGGAGATTGACATCAAAAAATATGCAAAGGTGGAAAAG ATCCCCGGGGGCATCATTGAAGACTCGTGTGTCTTACGTGGCGTCATGATTAACAAAGACGTGACCCACCCGCGGATGCGGCGCCATATCAAGAACCCGCGCATCGTGCTGCTGGACTCGTCTCTGGAGTACAAGAAGGGGGAGAGCCAG ACTGACATTGAGATCACGCGAGAGGAAGACTTCACCCGAATCCTCCAAATGGAAGAAGAGTACATCCAGCAGCTCTGTGAGGACATCATCCGTCTGAAGCCCGACGTGGTCATCACAGAAAAGGGCATCTCAG ATTTAGCTCAGCACTACCTCATGCGAGCCAACATCACAGCCGTCCGCAGAGTCCGGAAGACAGACAATAATCGCATCGCGAG AGCCTGTGGGGCCAGGATAGTCAGCCGACCTGAGGAACTGCGAGAAGATGATGTTGGGACAGGAGCAGGCCTGTTGGAAATCAAGAAAATCGGAGACGAGTACTTCACATTCATCACTGAGTGCAAAGACCCCAAGGCCTGTACCATTCTCCTCCGGGGGGCCAGCAAGGAGATTCTCTCG GAAGTGGAGCGCAACCTGCAGGACGCCATGCAAGTGTGCCGCAACGTCCTCCTGGACCCGCAGCTGGtgccagggggcggggcctgtgAGATGACGGTGGCCCACGCCTTGACAGAAAAGTCCAAGGCCATGACTGGGGTGGAGCAGTGGCCGTACAGGGCTGTTGCTCAGGCCCTGGAGGTCATCCCTCGGACCCTCATCCAGAACTGTGGGGCCAGCACCATCCGCCTGCTTACCTCCCTTCGG GCCAAGCACACCCAGGAGAACTGTGAGACCTGGGGTGTCAATGGTGAGACGGGCACTTTGGTGGACATGAAGGAGCTGGGCATCTGGGAGCCACTGGCTGTGAAGCTACAGACGTACAAGACAGCAGTGGAG ACGGCAGTCCTGCTGCTGCGGATTGATGACATCGTCTCAGGCCACAAAAAGAAGGGCGACAACCAGGGCCAGCAAGGCGGGGCTCCTGACGCCGGCCAGGAGTGA
- the TSACC gene encoding TSSK6-activating co-chaperone protein — MEDPTGHPTNRKAKEEGDAVPLCRAKPSPSFINLQASAPPAIFLNLQASKLHSGKGTPRTPGMYVRQSPAPDPAGPGTDGYSGTCTSIHNKTGSWEGKQGLFTPSLISWSAVVCVHQLPRFSE, encoded by the exons ATGGAGGACCCTACCGGTCATCCTACTAACAGAAAAG CCAAAGAGGAAGGTGATGCTGTGCCTCTTTGTCGTGCCAAACCCTCCCCCAGCTTTATTAATCTTCAAGCCAGTGCCCCACCAGCTATTTTCCTGAACCTCCAGGCAAGCAAGCTGCACTCAGGTAAGG GAACGCCTAGGACTCCTGGAATGTATGTACGCCAATCTCCTGCTCCAGACCCAGCTGGCCCAGGAACAGATGGCTATTCTGGAACATGTACAAGCATCCATAACAAGACTGGCTCCTGGGAGGGAAAGCAAGGACTCTTCACTCCCAGCCTGATCTCCTGGTCTGCAGTGGTCTGCGTGCATCAGCTGCCCCGGTTCAGTGAATGA
- the RHBG gene encoding ammonium transporter Rh type B isoform X2 yields the protein MAGSPRRAAGRRLLLPLLCLLVQVATAILFAVFVRYDHETDPALWHWGNHSNADNEFYFRYPSFQDVHTMVFVGFGFLMAFLQRYGFSSVGFTFLLAALALQWSTLVQGFLHSFHDGHIHVGVESMINADFCAGAVLISFGAVLGKTGPAQLLLMALLEVALFGINEFVLLSLLGVRDAGGSMTIHTFGAYFGLVLSRVLYRPQLEKSKHRQGSIYHSDLFAMIGTIFLWIFWPSFNSAPTTLGDGQHRTALNTYYSLSASTLSTFALSALVGGDGRLDMVHIQNAALAGGVVVGTSSEMMLTPFGALAAGFLAGTVSTLGYKFFTPVLESKFKVQDTCGVHNLHGMPGVLGALLGVLVAGLATHEAYGDGAPPEAALPGCPPRLPVLRGPDVLGGAPGARG from the exons ATGGCCGGGTCCCCACGCCGCGCCGCGGGCCGGCGACTGCTGCTGCCCCTGCTGTGCCTCCTCGTCCAGGTCGCCACCGCCATCCTCTTTGCGGTTTTTGTCCGCTACGACCACGAAACCGACCCTGCCCTCTGGCACTGGGGCAACCACAGTAACGCGGACAATGAATTTTACTTTCGCTACCCAA GCTTCCAGGACGTGCACACCATGGTGTTCGTGGGCTTCGGCTTCCTCATGGCCTTCCTGCAGCGCTACGGCTTCAGCAGCGTGGGCTTCACCTTCCTCCTGGCCGCCTTGGCCCTGCAGTGGTCCACGCTCGTCCAGGGCTTCCTGCACTCATTCCACGATGGCCACATCCATGTAGGCGTGGAAAG caTGATCAATGCTGACTTCTGTGCGGGCGCCGTGCTCATCTCTtttggggctgtcctgggcaagACGGGGCCCGCCCAGCTGCTGCTCATGGCGCTGCTGGAGGTGGCCCTGTTTGGCATCAACGAGTTTGTGCTGCTTAGTCTCCTGGGG GTGAGGGATGCAGGAGGCTCCATGACCATCCACACCTTCGGCGCCTACTTCGGGCTGGTCCTGTCGCGGGTCCTCTACAGGCCGCAGCTGGAGAAGAGCAAACATCGCCAGGGCTCCATCTACCATTCCGACCTCTTTGCCATGATTG GGACCATCTTCCTGTGGATCTTCTGGCCTAGTTTCAACTCTGCACCCACCACGCTGGGGGACGGGCAGCACCGCACGGCCCTCAACACGTACTACTCCCTGAGCGCCAGCACCCTCAGCACCTTCGCCCTGTCAGCCCTTGTCGGGGGGGATGGGCGGCTGGACATG GTCCACATCCAGAATGCAGCACTGGCCGGAGGGGTTGTGGTGGGGACATCAAGTGAAATGATGCTGACACCCTTTGGGGCTCTGGCAGCTGGCTTCCTGGCTGGCACTGTCTCCACGCTGGGGTACAAGTTCTTCACG CCCGTCCTTGAGTCAAAATTCAAAGTTCAAGACACGTGTGGCGTCCATAACCTCCATGGGATGCCTGGGGTCCTGGGAGCCCTTCTGGGGGTCCTAGTGGCTGGGCTGGCCACCCATGAAGCTTACGGAGATGG